The DNA segment gctagCGTATCAAATTGAACATCGCTGTCATGAatagtaatgatgaaaataagtttgagatcgTTTTTTaggaaactttggtaaaaatgtttgcaaagttatttttttattttctttcaactCAAGGTCCGTCGGTCATCGTAGCTAGTAATTAAGTAGAAAGTCTGACTGCAAAAGTGGAAGGTCACAGACCCTAGACCACAGCTAATTTGAACCCCTGCGTCCAAATTAAAAAGATTCGAAAATTTCGTcttctaattcaaaattgcAGCCAATAGCGTGATCAGTTGAACTTATATATGAAGTTGACTAcgtattgacgacaaacaatattcctacgaaATCTTAACTCcttgtctttagagattttcggcgattaaatatttcatacatttgttctttgacatcttagccaaaagctcaACAGTCAGGGTTAGGATGGAAATCCATCCAAACTTAAGATTTAGGTATTTGGATGGATATTCCATCCAAAAGAAAAAGGATGGACTTACCATCCATTTGTTTAACAGTTTTAATGGATGGCTTTCCCTTCCAATTAGAAGATATATGTTTGATGGATAAACCATCCATTTTTTTTCCCTCTGTGCTTGAAAATAGTAGTATACATCTTACACAAATTCAGCAGTTAGAAATGAATACAGAGAGGATCATCAAGATTGAATGGTCAATAAAAGGATACCATGCTTTTCGGATAAAGCCTCACTCACAAATTGAGTTAGATGTGTTGCCCGAGGAAGGAAATCCTTTCAGCCAATATGCAACAAAGGTAGTAATGCCACTGCTTCAAGAGATTTCTCCAGATCTTCACAATGTTTCAACCGACATGAGAGAAGAAAACCACCAAAGGGGACAGCTTATGAAAGATATTGCAGgtttgttcatgttgttgttactctatttatatagttcatgtactttaccatgtttacatttaccttggttaaaattttactgACACCTACTCATGACAATGTGTCccctaaacatgctaaatgaggctaagttatacatgttatatattcttttagtcatttatatataataaacactTTGCAAATTAAAAAGGATTAACCAGTTTTTATCAAAGCTTGGGTAGCTCAATAAAGTCAGTCAGAACATCAGAaatctattatttttctttttttttgcacagGAAAACAAGTGGGGAGAGTTCCTGCAAATCTTTGCACAGCTTTCAGAAATATGATTTCTCGGAACACTATCAGATGCATTAAGTGTAAAGTCACAGGACCACCAAGACTCTCAGCAAATCCACCATCAAACCAACGATACCGGTCAAACAATAGAGGTCATGACAGACCAGGTGGGGGAGCAGACATTCCTTGTTCTTATTATTTGCATATACGTGACCGGATGTTTGCAGATACAATGCATATTCTTGAAGACTGTGTACCTCTTAGGGAACTTGATGAAAGAGTACACGCATGAACAtcatgtaaacaaatttattgaTATCAATTCATACAGCAAGTTCAAAACAACAAGCATTTGTATTCTTAATCATGTATGATACACAACATATTATGTAATCATGTTagatatgtaatatttttttaatatgtatataaaaatacaacaatatgAAGAAAACATACCCCCACTGTAAGGATCACCAAACTTTTATAGAATTTGATAATAATCCAAAAATAATCAGAGCATGAAAATTAAACTTGGTAAAAATGGAAGAGACTACTGCAGCATTCatttataattctttatttcTCGAATGTCTAGTTGCATTGTTTTTACATAGAATGTCTTCTTAACTTGTAAATAGACATTTGTTGCTCTccttaaaatttatatatatacatatcattAAATCAAATCAATACAGTTTTACATTCCCAAACAcaatcataatacatgtactggTGCGTGGATCCTTaaattaacatgtttattttcttttcttaacaCTTTAAATACTGTATGAAAAGCAGGgtgaaaacaaaacaagtacATGATGAATATTAACAGTAGTAAACATTGTGATTAAGTACAACATATGAATATTAGGATAATCCCAAAGTAAGAATTGGGTGGAgcatatagaaaataaatttatcaaaaatattgtacacacagtaaaacaagtaaacaatgtaaagtaaaaaacagttatcaaaatacatgaaaatcATAGTAATtcaaacaaatgtaaacaaatttatcaaaatacatgtagtttataacaaatgcaaaatcaaaaacatggtAAATGGAGGAAGATTATAATATAAACAGCAAATTTGGTACTTCAATCATAAATGAATATGACAATCACATTTATTCAgtacataaaatacaaattaaaatataaaattgacatCATTGTACAAATGTCTCTTTTGTGATCATGACGTTATCAGACTACAACAAGTTAATTCAAGACaatgtgattttttatttgagaGGACTTTTACTCATTATGCTTAAAGTAAGATTAAAACATCATAAACAATTTTTGCAAATACTGCCCTcaatatcaacatgatcaatgaaATATATACGAGATATGGAATATCACTAGGGTTGATGATGATTGGAACATAAAAGACAcaaattgtaaacatttaacattgcaatttgTAATAATTAACATCATGAATGGATGAAAAAAGCCTACACTATCTTGatgtacataaaaaatgattatttgtttgattCAGTGCCTTTCTTTCTCCCTCTGCCCTGTCCCCGACCTCTGCCCCTGCCCCTTGTTTCAACTCTTTCTTTTGGATTAACTCTGTTTTTCCTAACCCATATACGTTTTTTTATATCTGCTATTCTGTCTTTGTCCAAAGCAATTGCATTTTCACCAGATACAAAAGCTTCTCCCAATTCCTTCCTTTGGGATTCACCTAAGCCTATACCTGGCAAAAATGAGAACTGCTCTGGTGCTTTCAGGGGAGAAGGTTCTACAGCTTGTTTTTTAACAGTAGATTTGTTCAATTTCAGGAGCAATGATTCTCTTCTTGTCTCTATCATTCCGTCTTTAAAATCAAGAAGACTCtcattttctttgaattttttgatgaaatcgtCTGTACCTGTATAGTGGACCTCTCCATTTTCCCTTTTTATTAGGCAGAAGTAAGCTAATCTCTCTGCCCCAACTGATGCATTTGTTAACTTGTCAAAAATTTTAAGATTTCGGTCAAAATGCTTCCTTTTTCTATCCTTCTCTCTTCTTTCCATCTGCGTGGGCGTACCATTTTGTTTGCTCATAAACTTGCccttttggtttctttttcttCCTGTCAAATGACAAGAAGTTAAAAGTGTTATCATTCCATCAAAATGGtatcataattatttaaaaagtttatataaacaaatgataaaatggacaatacatatacatattaattTTATACCAGTTTGTTAAGATTGAGTTGTTGTTTCTACTTatcaaatgtgtttttaataaaGTTATCATCTCTCTAACttagtatgtttttttctaatgaaaaataaaatagattatAGCTACATGTACAACCAACAGATCTGACAGCTACACAAGGTGTTGGTGTAACCATATAGATCTTGAAatgtaataattattcaaattggTACTCAGTTCATTTGCAACACTCATAACTAAAAGAAAGTTTAGCGCTTCAATACTGAAAAATTATGTAATCAGTCATGGTTTGCACTATTGTTTAGAACATAAattgttggttttcttgtttggaACACATCATTTTGGGGTCTTTCCAGCGTGCTAGGTGGAAGAATCTtttgctccatgttgaaggtagaagtgacctatagctgtgtacatcatttggtctcttgcagagagttgtctcattggcaatcagaccacattcttttcatttttaaaatatgtacttACTTGGACTTGGTGTTTTTGAGGTTGATGGCACTTCTTCTACTGCATCTAACATAAAGGTTGATGGTGTTGGTATAACTGGACTCAACTCTTCAGGCATTACGTCATCTCCTAAGTCCACCTCATTACTATCAACTATGTCAATAGAAATCGGCATAATGGTAGATTCTCCTCCTAAAGTATCAACAGCCAAGTCATGAAGAGAAGGTGCATCTAGATCTTCGTCATTTACTGTGTCCATAGCTATATTATTTAGGTGGATATCTATAATATTGCCTTCATTTTGTAACCCATCATCTTCTGCAAACACTGttcataaagaaaataaaagtacaaaaagtcaataaatgttttgtctCAATTTGTAAACATGACGTTTTCCCTGTTTTAGTATTATGGCTTCTTATATTCATATTGTAGTTGCCATTTATCAGGTTGAGGAGGGCCCAAGGCACAGAATATGGACATTTATTATAACTGCAATTAATATGATAAACATGATCAATATCTGAGATTTATACTTTACTAGTCATGATAGTGGCAACATTAATGAAACAGAAAGATGCCATGAATTAAGAAcattttcatcataaattaaattcaaaaatgtttaatatttactATATATGATAAATTCAAAACAGATTGTATTAGACATTGATAAAGAAGTTGAACTTTCGCAATCTTACCTAAATAATTTTCCTGATTTTCTGCTGCAATCACAAGGTTATAAATAGGGTCATCAATTCCTTctgaaaacagtaaaatttattAATCAGCTGATTGAAAAAATGGATCAATTATGCATGCTACAGTCAAATTATTTCTTCTAATTCGAAGATGCAATTATTAGTAATTTTTTAAGCATGCAATCAGGCAACTGTACgtgtacaaaaatcatgcaattatcaatattttgttcCTTAATAAATAAAGTTGTTAAATTATCATACAAATGGTAGTGtcatctaaatttaaaaaaaaaataacgttcATTTCAAAGTTCTCCCTAGATAAAAGAGTCCAGCAAAGTtctaaaacacatttaaattggTGTCTCGATTTTAACATGGGATAAAATTTAGTGAGCTTTACATACCACACTAGCATTATAAGTTCTCCAACTCTTCATTTAAGAAATTACTATCCCCATCTACACTGTCAAGATAAGCAGCAGCAGTTGATATTTCCTCCAAAAACTTTATATGATCCTCCTTCCGAGTGGTTTTACTTCTTATCATTTCCCTATATAAATCAAGGAACATGAGCTTATTAATTTCATCAAGATCATCAATTGTATCTAAAATTTTGTTGTCAATCTCTTGAATTGTAAGTGAATCaacagacaaatatttttctctctcTGATGGAAGAATGTAGACAGGATGGTGAATGGATGGATCATTTGGTGGTGGCTGATGTAAAAGCATATCCATTATTCGATAACCTCTCTTTCTATTTGATTCTCTTGTAAAATACAACAGTTCTTGATCTAGAATATCAGCTGAAATTGATGTTAATACTGGTCCATGTTTTTGGTCACTTATATAACCAGTTTGTCGAAGGCGTAGTCTCCACTCATTTATAGGAGCTTCTAAATCTGGTTCTTTTCCATGCAAGTCCTCATATACGCTTCCTACAATACTGGTTACAGATTTTTTAATCTGTTTCAGTGATTGATTATTTCTACAAGTTGACAACCATACTTTTTCAGTTGGAACACCTCGTTTCAACCATGTCTTTAcagatttattttcttcttcaagAATGAAGTCAAACCCTTGACCTTTGCTCTTATTCCCTGATTTGGATAGACTACAGTGAGaggcaaaatgtgtttttagTTCAACTGGCATTAGCTGATGTACAAAATGATCAAATACTTCAATGTCTTGGTATTTGGGATGGTTCCTTCCATGAAAGAGCTCCTTACTCATAAATTTTCCTGCTTGCAGAAGAATGTAATTGTTGCGTCTCACAGCCATTCTTATATTTATGATAGCTTGAGTATACCTACATACCATTTCAAATAGATACAGATAATTCGCATTGTCACTTTTTGTCTTTACATATGAAATGTAGTCTTGAGGACTAGGATCATGCTTTTCATGTAGACATTTTTCAACATATGGCTTGACCAACTCTAAAATTGTACCTAAATGAAATATCATGATGAGTTGCCATGTCTTGTGGTTGTCAGAACATGCCAATGCTGATTTCTGGGCCTTTTCAGATCTAAATCCCATTACCTCAACTAATGATTTCATGCATACATTCCAGT comes from the Mytilus trossulus isolate FHL-02 chromosome 3, PNRI_Mtr1.1.1.hap1, whole genome shotgun sequence genome and includes:
- the LOC134711930 gene encoding uncharacterized protein LOC134711930 — protein: MDTVNDEDLDAPSLHDLAVDTLGGESTIMPISIDIVDSNEVDLGDDVMPEELSPVIPTPSTFMLDAVEEVPSTSKTPSPRRKRNQKGKFMSKQNGTPTQMERREKDRKRKHFDRNLKIFDKLTNASVGAERLAYFCLIKRENGEVHYTGTDDFIKKFKENESLLDFKDGMIETRRESLLLKLNKSTVKKQAVEPSPLKAPEQFSFLPGIGLGESQRKELGEAFVSGENAIALDKDRIADIKKRIWVRKNRVNPKERVETRGRGRGRGQGRGRKKGTESNK
- the LOC134711931 gene encoding uncharacterized protein LOC134711931 — its product is MDLPSICLTVLMDGFPFQLEDICLMDKPSIFFPSVLENSSIHLTQIQQLEMNTERIIKIEWSIKGYHAFRIKPHSQIELDVLPEEGNPFSQYATKVVMPLLQEISPDLHNVSTDMREENHQRGQLMKDIAGKQVGRVPANLCTAFRNMISRNTIRCIKCKVTGPPRLSANPPSNQRYRSNNRGHDRPGGGADIPCSYYLHIRDRMFADTMHILEDCVPLRELDERVHA